A single Panthera tigris isolate Pti1 chromosome A3, P.tigris_Pti1_mat1.1, whole genome shotgun sequence DNA region contains:
- the EGR4 gene encoding early growth response protein 4 isoform X1 — protein sequence MAVARGVGSPEPARPLLYKWGGRGSGEPGCALERRGAAARGGSRRAREPRPRDLFPRGERLEPGARPPGSVRRRAPQLLASPSPARQAQRARPPAPRSRCRAMLHLSEFSGPDALLVKSTEGCCAEPSTDLSRLPGRDAPAAAGYPGAGDFLSWALSSCGAGGDLADSCFLEGPAPTPPPGLSYSGSFFIQAVPEHPHDPEALFNLMSGILGLAPFPGPEAAASRSPLDASFPAGPDALLPGPADLYSPDLGAATFPEAFWEVSPSAGAPSQCLYEPQLSPPDVKPGLRAPPASPALDTASAFKGPYAPWELLSAGAPGSCGSQGGYQAAPDARFPSMGAKIEDLLSISCPAELPAGPANRLYPTGAYDAFPLAPGDLGEVAEGLPGLLTPPSGEGGSSGDSGEFLTATQPQVSPLGLRSAAADFPKPLVADIPGSSGVPEPPGPPPSVPFPPTKARRKGRRGGKCSARCFCPRPHAKAFACPVESCVRSFARSDELNRHLRIHTGHKPFQCRICLRNFSRSDHLTTHVRTHTGEKPFACDVCGRRFARSDEKKRHSKVHLKQKARAEERLKGLGFYSLGLSFAAL from the exons ATGGCAGTGGCCCGGGGAGTCGGAAGCCCGGAGCCAGCGCGGCCGCTGCTATATAAGTGGGGGGGCCGCGGATCGGGGGAGCCCGGCTGCGCTTTGGAGAGGCGAGGAGCCGCCGCCCGAGGCGGGTCCCGGCGAGCAAGGGAGCCTCGACCCCGGGACCTCTTTCCCAGAGGTGAGCGCCTGGAGCCAGGAGCCCGGCCGCCTGGGTCTGTGAGGCGCAGGGCACCCCAACTACTGGCCTCCCCGTCACCCGCGCGCCAAGCCCAGCGGGCGAGGCCCCCGGCGCCCCGCAGCCGCTGCCGCGCCATGCTCCACCTTAGCGAGTTTTCCGGCCCCGACGCGCTCCTGGTCAAGTCCACCGAGGGCTGTTGCGCGGAACCCAGTACCGACTTGTCCAGGTTGCCCGGCAGAGACGCGCCGGCGGCAGCCGGCTACCCCGGAG CAGGCGACTTCTTGAGCTGGGCTTTGAGCAGCTGCGGCGCCGGGGGGGACTTAGCCGATTCCTGCTTCCTGGAGGGGCCTGCACCCACGCCCCCTCCTGGCCTCAGCTACAGCGGTAGCTTCTTCATCCAAGCAGTACCCGAACACCCGCACGACCCGGAGGCACTCTTCAACCTCATGTCGGGCATCCTAGGTCTGGCACCTTTCCCCGGCCCTGAGGCGGCAGCATCTCGGTCTCCGCTGGACGCCTCTTTTCCCGCAGGCCCCGACGCCTTGCTCCCGGGTCCAGCGGACCTTTACTCCCCGGATCTGGGCGCTGCCACCTTCCCAGAGGCGTTCTGGGAGGTCTCTCCCTCAGCAGGCGCCCCCTCACAGTGCCTGTATGAGCCTCAGCTCTCCCCACCCGACGTCAAGCCAGGCCTTCGGGCGCCTCCGGCCTCTCCAGCGCTGGACACTGCCTCGGCCTTCAAAGGCCCCTATGCTCCCTGGGAGCTACTTTCAGCTGGAGCCCCAGGGAGCTGTGGGTCACAAGGAGGTTACCAGGCGGCCCCCGACGCCCGCTTCCCCTCGATGGGGGCCAAGATTGAAGACCTGCTATCGATCAGCTGCCCGGCGGAGCTGCCAGCTGGCCCCGCCAACAGACTCTACCCCACGGGGGCTTACGACGCTTTCCCGCTGGCCCCGGGTGACTTAGGGGAGGTGGCCGAAGGCCTCCCAGGTCTCCTGACCCCTCCtagcggggagggagggagtagcGGTGACAGTGGAGAGTTTCTGACCGCTACTCAGCCTCAGGTTTCCCCCCTAGGCCTCCGCAGCGCCGCGGCGGACTTCCCGAAACCTCTGGTGGCAGACATCCCCGGGAGCAGTGGGGTGCCTGAGCCTCCTGGGCCACCGCCGTCGGTCCCATTCCCCCCTACCAAGGCGCGGCGTAAGGGGCGCAGGGGCGGCAAGTGCAGCGCGCGCTGCTTCTGCCCGCGGCCGCATGCCAAGGCCTTTGCTTGCCCAGTGGAGAGCTGTGTGCGCAGCTTTGCGCGCTCCGACGAGCTCAACCGCCACCTGCGCATCCACACGGGCCACAAGCCCTTCCAGTGCCGCATCTGCCTACGCAACTTCAGCAGAAGCGACCACCTTACCACACACGTGCGCACTCACACGGGTGAGAAGCCTTTCGCCTGCGACGTGTGCGGCCGCCGCTTCGCGCGCAGTGATGAGAAGAAACGGCACAGCAAGGTGCACCTCAAGCAGAAGGCGCGCGCCGAGGAACGGCTCAAGGGCCTTGGCTTTTACTCTTTGGGCCTCTCTTTCGCCGCCCTGTGA
- the EGR4 gene encoding early growth response protein 4 isoform X2: protein MLHLSEFSGPDALLVKSTEGCCAEPSTDLSRLPGRDAPAAAGYPGGDFLSWALSSCGAGGDLADSCFLEGPAPTPPPGLSYSGSFFIQAVPEHPHDPEALFNLMSGILGLAPFPGPEAAASRSPLDASFPAGPDALLPGPADLYSPDLGAATFPEAFWEVSPSAGAPSQCLYEPQLSPPDVKPGLRAPPASPALDTASAFKGPYAPWELLSAGAPGSCGSQGGYQAAPDARFPSMGAKIEDLLSISCPAELPAGPANRLYPTGAYDAFPLAPGDLGEVAEGLPGLLTPPSGEGGSSGDSGEFLTATQPQVSPLGLRSAAADFPKPLVADIPGSSGVPEPPGPPPSVPFPPTKARRKGRRGGKCSARCFCPRPHAKAFACPVESCVRSFARSDELNRHLRIHTGHKPFQCRICLRNFSRSDHLTTHVRTHTGEKPFACDVCGRRFARSDEKKRHSKVHLKQKARAEERLKGLGFYSLGLSFAAL, encoded by the exons ATGCTCCACCTTAGCGAGTTTTCCGGCCCCGACGCGCTCCTGGTCAAGTCCACCGAGGGCTGTTGCGCGGAACCCAGTACCGACTTGTCCAGGTTGCCCGGCAGAGACGCGCCGGCGGCAGCCGGCTACCCCGGAG GCGACTTCTTGAGCTGGGCTTTGAGCAGCTGCGGCGCCGGGGGGGACTTAGCCGATTCCTGCTTCCTGGAGGGGCCTGCACCCACGCCCCCTCCTGGCCTCAGCTACAGCGGTAGCTTCTTCATCCAAGCAGTACCCGAACACCCGCACGACCCGGAGGCACTCTTCAACCTCATGTCGGGCATCCTAGGTCTGGCACCTTTCCCCGGCCCTGAGGCGGCAGCATCTCGGTCTCCGCTGGACGCCTCTTTTCCCGCAGGCCCCGACGCCTTGCTCCCGGGTCCAGCGGACCTTTACTCCCCGGATCTGGGCGCTGCCACCTTCCCAGAGGCGTTCTGGGAGGTCTCTCCCTCAGCAGGCGCCCCCTCACAGTGCCTGTATGAGCCTCAGCTCTCCCCACCCGACGTCAAGCCAGGCCTTCGGGCGCCTCCGGCCTCTCCAGCGCTGGACACTGCCTCGGCCTTCAAAGGCCCCTATGCTCCCTGGGAGCTACTTTCAGCTGGAGCCCCAGGGAGCTGTGGGTCACAAGGAGGTTACCAGGCGGCCCCCGACGCCCGCTTCCCCTCGATGGGGGCCAAGATTGAAGACCTGCTATCGATCAGCTGCCCGGCGGAGCTGCCAGCTGGCCCCGCCAACAGACTCTACCCCACGGGGGCTTACGACGCTTTCCCGCTGGCCCCGGGTGACTTAGGGGAGGTGGCCGAAGGCCTCCCAGGTCTCCTGACCCCTCCtagcggggagggagggagtagcGGTGACAGTGGAGAGTTTCTGACCGCTACTCAGCCTCAGGTTTCCCCCCTAGGCCTCCGCAGCGCCGCGGCGGACTTCCCGAAACCTCTGGTGGCAGACATCCCCGGGAGCAGTGGGGTGCCTGAGCCTCCTGGGCCACCGCCGTCGGTCCCATTCCCCCCTACCAAGGCGCGGCGTAAGGGGCGCAGGGGCGGCAAGTGCAGCGCGCGCTGCTTCTGCCCGCGGCCGCATGCCAAGGCCTTTGCTTGCCCAGTGGAGAGCTGTGTGCGCAGCTTTGCGCGCTCCGACGAGCTCAACCGCCACCTGCGCATCCACACGGGCCACAAGCCCTTCCAGTGCCGCATCTGCCTACGCAACTTCAGCAGAAGCGACCACCTTACCACACACGTGCGCACTCACACGGGTGAGAAGCCTTTCGCCTGCGACGTGTGCGGCCGCCGCTTCGCGCGCAGTGATGAGAAGAAACGGCACAGCAAGGTGCACCTCAAGCAGAAGGCGCGCGCCGAGGAACGGCTCAAGGGCCTTGGCTTTTACTCTTTGGGCCTCTCTTTCGCCGCCCTGTGA